Proteins encoded together in one Hevea brasiliensis isolate MT/VB/25A 57/8 chromosome 16, ASM3005281v1, whole genome shotgun sequence window:
- the LOC110663506 gene encoding actin-related protein 2/3 complex subunit 1B isoform X11 — MDSKAGSSSDSKFGEQIIQLDLSFSWVFGVKWSPSGNTLAYVGHNSMIYFVDDVGPPLAQNVAFCDLPLRDVFFVSEKMVIGVGFDCNPMVFGAEERGIWYVKLTKGLLISKYFGLGEGGYLKLDLDLSFVRFLGERKSSFSVSKYGSQFSETFGKFYGQSKTVVSCLFGRRAVLKHCASALQDWMGEWLFGIWRIKKICPNICERFYIFKPLPPHILEYL, encoded by the exons CAAATTATCCAGCTTGATCTCTCATTTTCCTGGGTATTTGGTGTTAAGTGGTCACCAAGTGGCAATACTTTAGCTTATGTAG GTCATAATTCTATGATTTACTTTGTTGATGATGTTGGTCCTCCACTGGCCCAAAATGTTGCATTTTGTGATTTACCTCTCCGTGAT GTCTTCTTTGTTTCTGAGAAAATGGTCATAGGTGTGGGATTTGATTGCAACCCAATGGTTTTTGGAGCTGAAGAAAGAGGAATATGGTATGTAAAACTTACAAAAGGACTATTAATATCCAAGTACTTTGGGTTGGGGGAGGGAGGTTACTTGAAGTTGGACTTGGATTT GAGCTTTGTCAGGTTCCTTGGTGAAAGGAAATCGTCATTTTCAGTTTCAAAGTATGGTTCACAG TTCTCGGAGACGTTTGGAAAATTTTATGGCCAATCAAAGACTG TTGTATCGTGCCTCTTCGGGAGGAGGGCAGTTCTAAAACACTGCGCTTCAGCACTTCAG GATTGGATGGGAGAGTGGTTATTTGGGATCTGGAGAATCAAAAAGATCTGTCCAAATATCTGTGAAAGATTTTATATTTTCAAGCCTCTACCTCCTCATATattgg AATATCTCTGA
- the LOC110663505 gene encoding probable LRR receptor-like serine/threonine-protein kinase At3g47570, which yields MNNIAAITSTKFFSHMSSMQSFSSLPIHAIAFLLCIFLLTSASNGNDTDQLALLKFKANINQDPLGVLNSWNDTTHFCQWHGVSCGSRHQRVTALDLRSLKLSGSISSFIGNLSFLRELRLQNNSFGGEIPPQIVNLRRLEILALHNNSIAGKIPANISRCTNLISFRVHYNLLEGGIPMELGVLLKIQYLSLAHNRFVGTIPPSLGNATSLQIFYAYENTLSGDVPATLCQLKNLSILALSDNHLSGNFPPCIFNVSSLMTLDVGANLVHGSLSSELGISLPNLQFFSISLNQFTGFFPASLSNASNLQVFEIDDNKIVGKVPSFEKLYMINWLTMNSNHLGTGEADDDMTFLSSLANGTNLEYLDLGFNNFGGKLPEQISNFSRKLSVLVLDENQIFGNIPPGIENLANLKRFSAWHNKLSGVIPSTIGRLQSLEILYLTRNNFSGSIPPSLGNLTIIDVLGLGQNYLHGNIPVGLGNCQRLSVLDLSGNNLSGTIPPQIIGLSSFKYTLLDFSFNHFTGVLPMEVGSLKNLQNLDVSNNMLSGEIPSSLGSCTSLEELLMEGNAFQGRLPSSLGLLQGLQKLDLSRNNLSGQIPEALAGLRSLEILNLSYNNFEGAVPMKGVFTNASATSVVGNGNLCGGIPQFHLPKCPTFNKPKKRLSLQMKIIISVISVLLGLILVLTYLFLSQLRKKRREIESNSDGNALLMVSYQSLRNATNGFSSANLIGTGSFGSVYKGILGEEGMVIAVKVLNLMHQGASRSFIAECEALKNIRHRNLLKLITACSSVDYHGNDFKALIYEFMPNGSLEEWLHPNLGLNEATKSLNLLQRLDIAIHVASALEYLHHYCESTIVHCDLKPSNILLDNEMIGHVGDFGLAKIFLEGTLQPSTNQSISTGVKGTIGYTPPEYGMGSEVSTYGDIYSYGILLLEMFTGKKPTDSMFGENLNLPNFVKRSLPEQVAQSIDPILLQENKVTNSTQSNWRSIRNNEILECFTSIFEIGIACSVEMPSMRMNISHVATQLSSARKKLFGMQIR from the exons ATGAATAATATTGCAGCCATCACCAGCACCAAATTCTTCTCTCACATGAGCTCAATGCAGTCTTTCTCATCTCTTCCCATCCATGCCATTGCTTTTCTTTTGTGCATATTCTTGCTCACCTCTGCAAGCAATGGCAACGACACTGACCAACTAGCCTTGCTAAAATTCAAGGCAAACATTAATCAAGACCCACTTGGAGTCTTAAACTCCTGGAACGATACCACCCATTTCTGCCAGTGGCATGGTGTTTCATGTGGCAGCAGGCACCAAAGGGTCACAGCATTGGACCTCCGATCCCTCAAGCTCTCAGGTTCCATATCCTCATTCATTGGAAACTTGAGCTTTTTAAGGGAATTGCGTCTCCAGAACAACAGCTTTGGTGGTGAAATCCCTCCACAGATTGTCAACCTTCGCCGATTGGAGATACTAGCTCTGCACAATAATTCCATTGCTGGCAAAATTCCTGCCAACATATCTAGATGCACTAACCTCATTTCTTTCAGAGTGCACTACAATCTGTTGGAGGGAGGCATTCCTATGGAGCTTGGAGTCTTGTTAAAGATTCAGTATCTTTCTCTAGCTCACAATCGTTTCGTGGGGACAATTCCTCCATCCTTGGGGAATGCAACTTCTCTTCAGATATTCTATGCCTATGAAAATACTTTGTCTGGTGACGTCCCTGCTACTCTATGCCAGTTGAAGAATCTTTCTATACTAGCTTTGTCTGATAATCATCTTTCTGGTAATTTCCCACCTTGCATTTTCAACGTCTCTTCACTGATGACTCTAGATGTAGGAGCAAATCTTGTTCATGGTAGTCTTTCATCAGAGTTAGGAATTTCTCTTCCAAATCTGCAATTCTTTTCCATTTCCCTTAACCAATTCACTGGTTTCTTTCCTGCTTCCTTATCGAACGCCTCGAATCTACAAGTGTTTGAGATAGATGATAATAAGATTGTTGGTAAAGTTCCTTCTTTTGAAAAACTATACATGATCAATTGGTTAACGATGAACTCTAACCATCTGGGTACTGGGGAAGCTGATGATGACATGACTTTTTTGTCATCTTTGGCTAATGGCACCAATTTAGAGTACTTGGATTTAGGCTTCAACAACTTTGGGGGGAAGCTGCCTGAACAAATCAGCAACTTCTCAAGAAAACTCTCGGTACTAGTCCTAGATGAGAATCAAATATTTGGAAACATTCCTCCAGGGATAGAGAACCTTGCCAACTTGAAACGTTTCAGTGCCTGGCACAACAAACTCTCAGGCGTCATTCCATCTACCATTGGAAGGCTTCAAAGCCTGGAAATCTTGTATCTTACAAGAAATAATTTCTCAGGTTCTATTCCACCCTCTCTAGGAAATTTAACCATTATAGATGTACTAGGTTTGGGTCAAAATTATCTTCATGGCAACATCCCTGTTGGCCTGGGGAATTGCCAAAGATTAAGTGTATTGGATCTTTCTGGGAACAATTTAAGCGGTACCATACCTCCACAAATTATAGGCCTTTCCTCATTCAAGTATACTCTTCTTGACTTCTCTTTTAACCATTTCACTGGAGTTCTTCCTATGGAAGTAGGAAGCTTAAAAAATCTGCAAAATTTGGATGTTTCTAATAACATGTTGTCTGGTGAGATTCCTAGTAGCCTTGGAAGCTGTACAAGTTTAGAAGAGTTACTCATGGAAGGTAACGCTTTCCAAGGGCGACTTCCTTCATCTTTGGGTTTGCTTCAGGGTCTTCAAAAATTAGATCTTTCTCGTAACAATTTGTCAGGGCAAATTCCAGAGGCTTTGGCGGGCTTGAGATCATTGGAGATTTTAAATCTATCTTACAATAATTTTGAGGGGGCAGTACCAATGAAAGGAGTTTTCACAAATGCTAGTGCAACTTCAGTAGTGGGAAATGGAAATCTCTGTGGTGGTATACCTCAATTTCATTTGCCTAAATGCCCTACTTTTAATAAGCCAAAGAAGAGATTGAGTCTCCAAATGAAGATAATAATCTCTGTGATTTCTGTGCTTTTAGGCCTAATACTTGTGCTTACGTATTTGTTTTTAAGTCAGTTgaggaagaaaagaagagaaattgaatcaAACTCTGATGGAAATGCACTATTAATGGTGTCCTATCAGAGTCTCAGAAATGCCACTAATGGATTCTCTTCAGCAAACCTGATTGGTACAGGGAGTTTCGGGTCCGTATATAAAGGTATTCTAGGTGAGGAGGGAATGGTTATTGCTGTGAAGGTGCTTAATCTTATGCATCAAGGAGCTTCTAGAAGTTTCATAGCTGAATGCGAGGCCTTAAAGAACATTAGGCATCGAAATCTTCTGAAGTTAATAACAGCATGCTCAAGTGTTGATTACCATGGCAATGATTTCAAGGCTTTGATTTATGAGTTCATGCCCAATGGGAGCTTGGAGGAATGGTTACATCCAAATCTTGGATTAAATGAGGCAACAAAGAGTCTAAATCTTCTTCAAAGACTAGATATTGCCATCCATGTGGCTTCTGCACTAGAGTATCTTCACCACTATTGTGAATCAACAATAGTTCACTGTGATCTCAAACCGAGCAATATTCTTCTAGACAATGAAATGATAGGTCATGTTGGTGATTTTGGGTTAGCAAAAATATTTCTTGAAGGCACCCTCCAACCTTCAACCAATCAATCAATCTCCACTGGAGTAAAAGGAACCATTGGTTATACTCCTCCAG AATACGGCATGGGAAGCGAAGTTTCGACATATGGTGACATATATAGTTATGGCATACTTTTATTGGAGATGTTTACAGGAAAGAAACCTACTGATAGTATGTTTGGGGAAAATTTGAACCTTCCTAATTTTGTCAAGAGAAGCCTACCTGAACAAGTGGCGCAAAGTATAGATCCGATTCTTCTTCAAGAGAACAAGGTCACAAATAGCACTCAAAGTAATTGGAGAAGTATAAGAAATAATGAAATTCTTGAGTGTTTTACTTCAATATTTGAAATTGGAATCGCTTGTTCAGTTGAGATGCCATCAATGCGCATGAATATTAGTCATGTTGCTACTCAACTTTCTTCTGCAAGGAAGAAACTTTTTGGAATGCAAATACGatag
- the LOC110663502 gene encoding heat stress transcription factor A-4a-like: protein MDSSHGSSSNAPAPFLIKTYEMVDDTLTNSVVSWSASGCSFVVWNPPEFAQDLLPNYFKHNNFSSFVRQLNTYGFRKIDPDQWEFANEEFIRGQRHLLSNIRRRKPIHSHSMQNQVNYSPLTKTEKSEYEEKIKRLKHENTFLQLELQRHETEKQALECQIMPLGERLRGMEHRQIQLVSFLAQLVKKPGSASILMQQSEYHNKRRRLLELDHLIGDYNMKEKHSLRSEDSTMKFELVEKLDSSIKCIEDFFYGAAEAFTQDMQDFALASQPSPIHVREPSTSSIDGETCSPISHQSSLHSMDIPSSPELPACINHVNSPKFSPESPQFDANFKPATSTSAPVVEAVKESELETTDSSTPTGANDHFWEYFLTEAPGSSSTQELEPGFERRTSDERLWWSANAINDLTKHMWHLAPAERT from the exons atGGATAGTTCACATGGAAGTAGTTCCAATGCGCCGGCTCCTTTTCTGATCAAAACATACGAGATGGTTGATGATACGTTGACCAACTCAGTGGTGTCTTGGAGCGCCAGTGGCTGCAGTTTTGTTGTGTGGAATCCACCTGAATTCGCTCAAGATTTGCTTCCCAATTACTTCAAGCACAATAATTTCTCAAGTTTTGTCAGGCAGCTTAATACTTAC GGATTCAGGAAGATTGACCCTGATCAGTGGGAGTTTGCTAATGAAGAATTTATAAGAGGGCAGAGACATCTTTTAAGTAATATTCGCCGACGAAAACCAATCCACAGCCATTCAATGCAGAATCAAGTTAATTACTCTCCACTGACTAAAACAGAGAAAAGTGAATATGAGGAGAAAATTAAGCGACTAAAACATGAAAATACATTTCTTCAGCTGGAGCTACAGAGACATGAAACAGAGAAGCAGGCCTTGGAGtgtcaaattatgccattagggGAGAGATTGCGGGGTATGGAGCACAGACAGATTCAATTAGTTTCTTTCTTGGCTCAACTTGTAAAGAAACCAGGATCTGCCTCTATTCTCATGCAGCAATCAGAATACCACAACAAAAGGAGGAGATTACTTGAACTTGATCACCTCATTGGAGATTACAACATGAAAGAGAAGCACAGTTTGCGTTCGGAAGATTCAACGATGAAGTTTGAGTTAGTTGAGAAGTTGGATTCATCCATAAAATGCATTGAAGATTTCTTTTATGGAGCAGCGGAAGCTTTTACTCAAGATATGCAAGATTTCGCCTTAGCATCGCAGCCTTCACCTATCCATGTTAGGGAGCCAAGCACGTCTTCCATAGATGGAGAAACGTGCTCACCTATATCACATCAATCTTCACTGCATTCTATGGATATTCCTTCATCTCCTGAGCTACCCGCATGTATCAATCATGTCAACAGCCCAAAATTTTCACCTGAATCTCCACAGTTTGATGCAAACTTCAAGCCCGCAACTAGTACTAGTGCTCCTGTGGTTGAAGCTGTAAAAGAATCAGAATTAGAGACAACAGATTCATCTACTCCCACAGGTGCAAACGATCATTTCTGGGAATATTTCCTGACTGAGGCTCCTGGTTCTTCTAGCACACAAGAACTCGAACCTGGGTTCGAGCGAAGAACAAGTGACGAGAGACTTTGGTGGAGTGCGAACGCCATAAATGATCTTACCAAACACATGTGGCACCTTGCACCCGCTGAAAGAACATAA
- the LOC110663503 gene encoding uncharacterized protein LOC110663503 has product MNNKTLPPSSPGLTVSPTEPIRSFLLSASKEPHLSHELRDLASTLISQNHIHYRSLRSIWIASDPSTRPELIRLFSGSQFIFNSPKPREKSEELKARLKKLQELAERNAYQELVKDITPKKDENEPFSSYKDQLGFGLHVALTMFTGYLVGYAAFRALFGHNPAMSAAGGILGLVCGMLVETLLFIIRTSNQDPKSSTSTSTLKKNQ; this is encoded by the exons ATGAACAACAAAACCCTCCCACCTAGCTCACCTGGATTGACTGTATCGCCTACTGAGCCCATTCGCTCCTTTCTTCTCTCAGCTTCCAAAGAACCACACCTTTCTCATGAACTACGAGACCTTGCTTCCACTCTCATCTCTCAAAATCATATACACTACAGATCTCTCCGTAGCATATGGATCGCATCCGACCCCTCCACCCGCCCTGAATTGATCCGCCTCTTCTCTGGATCCCAATTCATCTTCAACAGTCCTAAACCTAGGGAAAAG AGTGAAGAATTAAAGGCGAGACTGAAGAAACTCCAAGAATTGGCCGAGAGGAATGCATATCAAGAGCTTGTTAAGGATATTACGCCAAAGAAGGATGAGAATGAGCCTTTCTCCTCTTACAAGGATCAGCTTGGTTTTG GTTTACATGTTGCGCTTACCATGTTTACTGGCTACCTTGTGGGATATGCAGCATTCAGGGCATTGTTTGGCCACAATCCTGCAATG AGTGCTGCTGGAGGGATTCTTGGTTTAGTGTGTGGAATGCTTGTAGAAACACTCCTTTTCATTATTAGAACTTCTAATCAAGATCCTAAATCATCAACTTCTACGTCTACGCTGAAGAAGAATCAGTAG
- the LOC131174544 gene encoding uncharacterized protein LOC131174544 encodes MADNKNVISDVIPVMTKITEHKLNGSNYLEWSKTVRVYLRSIDKDYHLTKDPPTDDTRQTWLREDARLFLQLRNSIYSEVISLINHCEFVKELMDYLDFLYSGKGNISRIYDIFKAFYRAEKEFKSLTAYFMDFKRVYEELNVLLPFSPDVKVQQAQREQLAVMSFLAGLPSEYETAKSQILSSSEISSLHETFTRVFRTENTQSSQPASSALISRNPNGQQGNRRGSR; translated from the coding sequence atggcagacaataagaatgttatttctgatgtgattccagtgatgactaagatcacggaacacaaacttaatggttcgaattacctggagtggagtaagactgttagggtctatttgcgtagcattgataaggattatcaccttactaaagatccacccactgatgatacacgacaaacttggctaagggaggatgctcggttgtttttgcagcttcggaactcgatttatagtgaggtaattagtttaattaatcactgtgaatttgttaaggaattgatggattacttagattttttgtattctggtaaagggaatatctcccgtatttatgatatttttaaggcattctaccgtgctgagaaagagtttaagtctctcacggcttattttatggattttaaacgggtatatgaggaacttaatgtattgttgccttttagtcctgatgtgaaagttcaacaggcccaacgggagcaactagctgttatgagttttcttgcaggccttccttcagagtatgagactgctaaatctcagatcctctccagttctgagatttcctctttgcatgaaacgttcacacgggtctttCGTACAGAGaatactcaatcttcacagcctgccagtagtgctcttattagccgtaatccaaatggacaacagggtaatagaagaggaagtagatga